One Solea senegalensis isolate Sse05_10M linkage group LG21, IFAPA_SoseM_1, whole genome shotgun sequence DNA segment encodes these proteins:
- the LOC122758487 gene encoding homeobox protein goosecoid-2: MDRLIRMDRQKFPFTIENILSKYPNGNSDRWICTTSGAGLNESTVSPVGDQIETVHHTCVCCCCCSHCGDILRSDFIHEDFLPAVCQYGWPSAILPNPSCRQGEGHREEQLPAQVQRRTRRHRTIFTEDQLDALEELFLQNQYPDVNMREKLAQCTHLREERVEVWFKNRRAKWRRQKRLSFAVGNTEN; this comes from the exons ATGGATCGACTGATTAGGATGGACAGACAAAAGTTTCCTTTCACTATTGAAAACATATTGAGCAAATATCCAAACGGCAACAGTGATAGATGGATATGTACGACAAGTGGTGCTGGACTAAATGAGAGTACAGTGAGTCCTGTTGGAGACCAGATAGAGACTGTtcatcacacctgtgtgtgctgctgctgctgctcccactGTGGAGACATACTCCGATCGGATTTCATACACGAAG ACTTCCTGCCTGCAGTCTGTCAGTATGGATGGCCATCAGCGATACTCCCAAACCCATCTTGTAGGCAGGGAGAAGGTCACAGAGAGGAGCAGTTACCTGCTCAGGTGCAGAGGAGGACCAGACGCCACCGCACTATTTTCACAGAGGATCAGCTGGACGCACTGGAGGAGCTGTTCCTGCAAAATCAGTATCCAGATGTGAACATGAGGGAGAAATTAGCTCAGTGCACTCACTtaagagaagagagagtggAG gtttggttTAAAAACCGAAGAGCAAAGTGGAGACGTCAGAAAAGACTATCATTTGCTGTTGGAAATACAGAAAACTAA
- the ess2 gene encoding splicing factor ESS-2 homolog, giving the protein MEGSASVRKALSGTLVPVTATTVALRQPPEDKETDKPKRNVLDEVQYIESLEKIIQRDFFPDVTKLQAQKEYLEAEENGDLERMRDISIRYGSSLTKSTPRSSAPYVTPASFETPVGQSGSPSSIRGNKGLDGDYKDEDKEEKELPSLDRFLGKNTSEDNASFEQIMDLAEDKEKLRHSWLYEAEAEFKQRHEENLALLAPEKAALECVKAGLETWEYKAKNALMYYPEGVKDDDTLFKKPREIIHKNTRFVGDPFSKALNKSQIQQAAALNAQFKQGKVGPDGKELIPHDSPTVNGYGFEGTPSPAPGVAESPLMTWGEIESTPFRLDGSDSPYVERNHGPSFKIPEPGRRERLGIKMANEAAAKNRAKKQEALRKVTENLASLTPKGLSPALSPALQRLVNRTSSKYTDKALRASYTPSPSHRVLGSKSPFGGLSTPSGTPTPIKAKTPSSQDVTSLTDNLLQLPKRRKASDFF; this is encoded by the exons ATGGAAGGCAGCGCGAGTGTGAGGAAAGCGCTGTCTGGGACCCTCGTCCCTGTAACGGCAACAACAGTGGCTCTGCGGCAGCCACCTGAAGACAAAGAGACGGACAAGCCGAAGAGAAACGTCCTCGATGAAGTGCAATATATTGAG AGTTTAGAGAAGATCATCCAAAGGGATTTCTTCCCAGATGTGACAAAATTGCAAGCACAGAAGGAATATCTGGAAGCAGAGGAAAATGGAGACCTCGAGAGGATGAGAGACATATCCATTCGATATGGATCGTCTTTAACAAAATCTACACCGCGATCGTCTGCACCTT ATGTTACTCCGGCTAGTTTtgagacacctgtgggccagtCAGGATCTCCATCCTCAATTCGTGGCAATAAAGGTTTAGATGGAG attacaAAGATGAAgacaaggaagaaaaagagcTTCCCTCCCTGGATCGTTTCCTTGGTAAAAATACCAGTGAGGATAATGCATCATTTGAACAGATAATGGATCTGGCTGAAGACAAGGAGAAACTGAGACATTCCTGGTTATATGAAGCTGAGGCCGAATTCAAACAG CGCCATGAGGAGAACCTCGCTTTACTAGCACCGGAGAAGGCAGCACTTGAATGTGTCAAAGCTGGACTGGAGACATGGGAGTACAAAGCAAAGAATGCCTTGATGTATTATCCAGAGG GTGTTAAAGATGATGACACTCTCTTTAAGAAGCCAAGGGAGataattcacaaaaacacacgttttGTTGGAGACCCTTTCAGCAAAGCGCTCAACAAAAGCCAGATTCAACAGGCTGCGGCTCTCAATGCACAG TTCAAACAGGGTAAAGTTGGCCCTGATGGGAAAGAGCTCATCCCACATGACTCTCCAACAGTGAATGGATATGGTTTTGAGGGAACACCTTCTCCTGCCCCTG GTGTGGCTGAGTCACCTCTGATGACCTGGGGTGAGATTGAAAGTACTCCATTTCGACTGGATGGATCAGACTCACCGTATGTTGAGAGGAATCATGGTCCATCATTTAAG ATTCCAGAACCTGGACGACGAGAGAGGCTGGGTATAAAGATGGCGAATGAAGCTGCTGCTAAAAATCGTGCCAAAAAGCAGGAGGCTTTACGAAAGGTCACAGAGAACCTTGCAAG TCTTACACCTAAAGGTCTGAGCCCGGCCCTGTCCCCCGCCCTGCAGAGACTTGTTAATCGGACATCTAGCAAATACACGGACAAAGCGCTCAGAGCAAGTTACACCCCATCTCCCTCACACAGAGTCCTTGGTTCCAAGTCTCCCTTTGGTGGCCTATCTACTCCATCAGGAACACCAACACCAATCAAAGCCAAGACGCCGAGCTCTCAGGATGTTACATCACTCACAGACAATCTCCTGCAACTTCCCAAGAGAAGAAAAGCCTCAGACTTTTTCTAA